A genomic segment from Streptosporangium roseum DSM 43021 encodes:
- a CDS encoding response regulator transcription factor, whose translation MRILLVEDDDRFADALTTALRRHGHQVERARSGGEALAAAPAELVLLDLGLPDVDGVDVLRQVRADSQIGIIVVTARGEEAQRVRGLRAGADDYIVKPFGIAELEARIEAVMRRVRSHRRAAPGSARFGPVEVDHVRRSVRRDGVEVPLTRKEFDLLAVLVRAEGAVVTREGILAEVWQTTWGGATRSLEVHVASLRAKLSEPGLIETVRGIGYRIRKP comes from the coding sequence ATGCGCATCCTCCTCGTCGAGGACGACGACAGGTTCGCCGACGCGCTGACGACGGCTCTGCGGCGCCATGGCCACCAGGTCGAACGGGCCCGCTCGGGGGGTGAGGCGCTGGCCGCGGCCCCGGCGGAGCTGGTGCTGCTGGATCTCGGCCTGCCCGACGTCGACGGCGTCGACGTGCTGCGCCAGGTCCGCGCGGACTCCCAGATCGGGATCATCGTGGTGACGGCACGGGGCGAGGAGGCGCAGCGCGTCCGGGGCCTGCGGGCGGGCGCGGACGACTACATCGTCAAACCGTTCGGGATCGCCGAGCTGGAGGCGCGCATCGAAGCGGTCATGCGGCGGGTCAGGAGCCATCGCCGCGCGGCGCCCGGATCCGCCCGCTTCGGTCCCGTCGAGGTGGACCACGTCCGCCGGTCGGTCCGCCGGGACGGTGTGGAGGTCCCGCTGACGCGCAAGGAGTTCGACCTGCTGGCGGTCCTGGTCCGGGCGGAGGGGGCGGTGGTCACCCGGGAGGGCATCCTCGCGGAGGTGTGGCAGACCACCTGGGGCGGCGCCACGCGCTCCCTGGAGGTGCACGTGGCCAGTCTCCGCGCGAAGCTGAGCGAGCCGGGGCTGATCGAGACCGTGCGCGGGATCGGCTACCGCATCCGGAAACCCTGA
- a CDS encoding MFS transporter produces the protein MSSTETGPHLGQDGPPERTAGERRVVANILRGSVGNLIEWYDWYTYAAFAIYFAPVFFPKGDSTAQLLNTAAVFAVGFLMRPLGGWLLGRYADRYGRRNGLTLSVLMMAAGSLIITVAPGHSSIGVMAPVLLVAARLLQGLSVGGEYSTSATYLSEVATPGKRGFYSSFQYVTLVAGQLVALTVQIILQQMLTAGQMQDWGWRIAFGIGTLGALAVMWLRRGMEESESFTNQSRAAGPVHGQGTLRTLMGYPKEVFTVVGLTLGGTVAFYTYTTYMQKFMVNTVGIEKETVSWINFLALLVFICLQPIAGALSDRIGRRALLMFFGVGGTLLTVPILTLLSGTDSPVGAFFLMLSALCFVTGYTSINAVVKAEMFPTHIRALGVGLPYAVTVALFGGTAEYVALWFKQAGNESLFFWYVAGCALVSLVVYVRMWETSRRSHIDGPQPEAATAS, from the coding sequence GTGAGCAGCACCGAAACAGGTCCTCACCTCGGCCAAGACGGACCGCCGGAGCGTACGGCGGGCGAGCGGCGGGTCGTCGCCAACATCCTCAGGGGATCCGTCGGCAATCTCATCGAGTGGTACGACTGGTACACCTACGCCGCCTTCGCGATCTACTTCGCGCCCGTCTTCTTCCCCAAGGGGGACTCGACGGCACAGCTGCTGAACACCGCCGCCGTCTTCGCGGTCGGCTTCCTCATGCGACCGCTGGGCGGCTGGCTGCTCGGCCGGTACGCCGACCGCTACGGCCGCCGCAACGGCCTGACGCTGTCGGTCCTCATGATGGCGGCCGGATCCCTGATCATCACGGTGGCTCCGGGCCACTCCTCCATCGGGGTCATGGCCCCGGTGCTCCTCGTGGCGGCCCGGCTGCTGCAGGGCCTCTCGGTCGGAGGGGAGTACTCCACCTCCGCCACCTACCTCTCCGAGGTCGCCACCCCGGGAAAACGCGGCTTCTACTCAAGCTTCCAGTACGTCACGCTCGTCGCGGGGCAGCTGGTCGCGCTCACCGTGCAGATCATCCTGCAGCAGATGCTCACCGCCGGCCAGATGCAGGACTGGGGCTGGCGCATCGCCTTCGGCATCGGCACGCTCGGGGCGCTGGCGGTCATGTGGCTGCGCCGCGGCATGGAGGAGTCCGAGAGTTTCACCAACCAGTCCCGGGCCGCCGGTCCGGTGCACGGGCAGGGCACGCTCCGCACCCTGATGGGGTATCCGAAGGAGGTCTTCACCGTCGTCGGACTGACCCTCGGCGGGACCGTCGCCTTCTACACCTACACCACGTACATGCAGAAGTTCATGGTGAACACGGTGGGCATCGAGAAGGAGACGGTCTCCTGGATCAACTTCCTGGCCCTGCTCGTCTTCATCTGCCTGCAGCCGATCGCCGGAGCGCTGTCCGACCGGATCGGCCGCCGCGCGCTGCTGATGTTCTTCGGCGTCGGCGGGACGCTGCTCACCGTGCCGATCCTCACCCTGCTGTCCGGCACCGACAGCCCGGTGGGCGCGTTCTTCCTGATGCTGTCGGCCCTGTGCTTCGTGACCGGATACACCTCGATCAACGCGGTGGTGAAGGCGGAGATGTTCCCGACCCACATCCGGGCGCTCGGGGTCGGCCTGCCGTACGCGGTCACGGTGGCGCTCTTCGGCGGCACCGCGGAGTACGTGGCCCTCTGGTTCAAGCAGGCCGGGAACGAATCCCTGTTCTTCTGGTACGTCGCCGGGTGCGCACTGGTCTCCCTCGTCGTGTACGTCCGGATGTGGGAGACCTCCCGCAGGTCCCACATCGACGGTCCGCAGCCGGAGGCGGCCACCGCGTCGTGA
- a CDS encoding serine/threonine-protein kinase translates to MSDPNLLAGRYRLLERRDRTGTSWRSRDELLNRDVTITEVRLPPPGPHRDWLIGQIRAAADLRHPGITTLHDVISTPERMWLVLESVEGRSLLQTVRSDGPLSSERAAEIGLRVLDTLTAAHERGFHLAATPETVLLTPDGRVVLTGVADPAPAGNLRDLGTTLFTAIEGRAPDTGPQTVPRMADGTPMAAPAAAGPTGSGPLAPLVEGLLSADPSHRPDATSVRLSLERVAPHPVTSRSRRGPLVIAAAAAIVTAVAAGAFWLWPRPAPPAPAVPVPLPASFAKAPDPCALISGEQAAELSLNPRPSKDGPGRCAWKSDDTGQPTNMRYRLWIQTIRFSSGEKAHAGYTRFLKEDGDRTRTSTNLPLILTRPPKALPGVAAEAYSLEATNQLTYYTGVVFRAANLVVSVQYQRGGETDPGGDTREAALRTGRWVLGSLSRTR, encoded by the coding sequence ATGAGCGACCCGAACCTGCTCGCCGGGCGCTACCGGCTGCTGGAGCGCCGCGACCGCACGGGCACCTCGTGGCGGTCCCGCGACGAGCTGCTCAACCGCGACGTCACGATCACCGAGGTACGGCTCCCGCCTCCGGGACCGCACCGCGACTGGCTCATCGGCCAGATCCGTGCGGCGGCCGACCTCCGGCACCCCGGCATCACCACCCTCCACGACGTGATCTCCACCCCCGAGCGGATGTGGCTGGTCCTGGAGTCGGTCGAGGGCCGTTCACTGCTCCAGACCGTCCGCTCCGACGGGCCGCTCTCCTCCGAGCGCGCGGCCGAGATCGGCCTGCGCGTTCTGGACACGCTGACCGCCGCCCATGAGCGGGGCTTCCACCTCGCGGCCACGCCCGAGACCGTGCTGCTCACCCCTGACGGCCGGGTCGTGCTGACCGGCGTGGCGGACCCCGCGCCCGCCGGGAATCTGCGCGACCTGGGCACCACCCTGTTCACCGCCATCGAGGGCCGGGCGCCGGACACCGGGCCCCAGACCGTCCCCCGCATGGCGGACGGGACTCCGATGGCCGCCCCCGCCGCCGCCGGGCCGACCGGTTCCGGGCCGCTGGCCCCGCTCGTGGAAGGCCTGCTGTCGGCCGACCCCTCCCACCGGCCCGACGCCACCTCGGTCCGCCTGTCCCTGGAGCGGGTCGCTCCCCACCCCGTCACCTCCCGCTCCCGGCGCGGGCCCCTCGTCATCGCCGCGGCCGCCGCGATCGTCACCGCCGTCGCCGCGGGCGCCTTCTGGCTCTGGCCCCGTCCGGCCCCGCCGGCGCCCGCCGTCCCCGTACCGCTCCCCGCCTCCTTCGCCAAGGCTCCCGACCCCTGCGCCCTCATCTCCGGGGAGCAGGCGGCCGAGCTGTCGCTGAACCCCCGCCCGTCGAAGGATGGGCCCGGCCGGTGCGCCTGGAAGAGCGACGACACCGGCCAGCCGACGAACATGCGCTACCGGCTCTGGATCCAGACCATACGGTTCTCCTCCGGAGAGAAGGCGCACGCCGGCTACACGCGCTTCCTCAAGGAGGACGGCGACCGGACCAGGACCTCGACCAACCTGCCGCTCATCCTGACCCGGCCTCCGAAGGCCCTGCCCGGGGTCGCCGCAGAGGCCTACTCCCTGGAGGCCACCAACCAGCTCACCTACTACACGGGGGTGGTCTTCCGGGCGGCCAACCTCGTGGTTTCCGTCCAGTACCAGCGCGGCGGCGAGACCGACCCCGGCGGCGACACCCGCGAGGCCGCGCTCCGGACCGGCCGGTGGGTCCTCGGAAGCCTCAGCCGGACGCGCTGA
- a CDS encoding serine/threonine-protein kinase, translated as MADQPLPVLAGRYRALGQLGAGGMGVVWRAQDELLHREVAIKEVKLGPGLPEAQRAEMRERTLREARAAARLGHPSIVAVHDVIAQDGRPWIVMDLIRGRSLAQVIRQDGPLPAERVAAIGLAVLDALALAHSRGIMHRDVKPANIMLAHDGGVLLTDFGIATLEGDVQLTSPDALVGSPGYMAPERLRGTGDGPAADLWSLGATLYAAVEGQSPFQRSVPVATLGAVLTEETPFPSRAGGLAPVLLAMLVKDPRDRPGAAVLRTALHRVAQGLPAGPLSPQTQTQTQTQTQTQLQAQAREPARGAAPAPAPRRTGWLVGAGLAVVVAAGVTAAVLVTTPGASGTPAASPGASDPRAGQFAAAPEPCTLLTRAQSRTVVPGATPTDMKAEGDREAYCSWDGPSDVRRLRVSVAHQAAVPGRTAHVAAHEFFAAERTKIAADEGTGLLGATGPLRNVSRVGTEAFSYDIVALDRAHAIIRFRVSNLLVEVNVSEEGKRAGTELRKHALHAARLVAEELNSRD; from the coding sequence ATGGCTGATCAGCCGCTGCCCGTGCTCGCGGGCCGCTACCGGGCGCTGGGGCAGCTCGGCGCGGGCGGCATGGGCGTGGTCTGGCGGGCCCAGGACGAGCTGCTCCACCGCGAGGTGGCGATCAAGGAGGTCAAGCTCGGCCCGGGCCTCCCCGAGGCGCAGCGTGCCGAGATGCGGGAGCGCACCCTCCGCGAGGCCCGCGCCGCCGCCCGGCTGGGCCACCCGTCCATCGTGGCCGTGCACGACGTCATCGCCCAGGACGGCCGCCCCTGGATCGTGATGGACCTGATCCGGGGCCGCTCCCTGGCCCAGGTGATCCGCCAGGACGGGCCGCTCCCGGCGGAGCGGGTGGCGGCGATCGGCCTGGCCGTGCTCGACGCGCTGGCCCTGGCGCACAGCCGGGGCATCATGCACCGCGACGTGAAACCGGCCAACATCATGCTCGCCCACGACGGCGGAGTGCTGCTGACCGACTTCGGCATCGCCACGCTGGAGGGCGACGTCCAGCTCACCTCCCCGGACGCGCTGGTCGGCTCCCCCGGCTACATGGCCCCGGAACGGCTGCGCGGCACCGGCGACGGCCCGGCGGCCGACCTGTGGTCCCTGGGCGCGACCCTCTACGCCGCCGTCGAGGGGCAGAGCCCGTTCCAGCGCAGCGTGCCGGTCGCCACCCTGGGCGCGGTGCTCACCGAGGAGACCCCGTTCCCCTCCCGGGCGGGCGGCCTGGCCCCCGTCCTGCTCGCCATGCTGGTCAAGGATCCCCGGGACCGTCCCGGAGCGGCTGTTCTCCGCACGGCCCTGCACCGGGTCGCCCAGGGACTGCCCGCCGGTCCGCTCTCCCCTCAGACGCAAACGCAAACGCAAACGCAGACGCAGACGCAGCTGCAGGCGCAGGCGCGGGAGCCGGCCCGGGGGGCGGCGCCGGCTCCCGCGCCCCGCCGTACGGGATGGCTCGTCGGGGCGGGGCTGGCGGTGGTGGTGGCGGCGGGCGTGACCGCGGCGGTGCTCGTGACGACCCCGGGCGCCTCCGGGACGCCCGCGGCCTCTCCCGGCGCCTCCGACCCGCGGGCCGGGCAGTTCGCCGCCGCCCCCGAGCCGTGCACCCTGCTGACCCGGGCGCAGAGCCGGACCGTGGTGCCCGGCGCGACCCCGACGGACATGAAGGCCGAAGGGGACCGGGAGGCCTACTGCAGCTGGGACGGTCCGTCCGACGTGCGCCGGCTGCGCGTCTCCGTCGCCCACCAGGCGGCCGTGCCGGGGAGGACCGCCCACGTCGCGGCCCACGAGTTCTTCGCCGCCGAACGCACCAAGATCGCCGCCGACGAGGGGACCGGCCTCCTCGGCGCGACCGGTCCCCTCAGGAACGTGAGCCGGGTCGGAACGGAGGCGTTCTCCTACGACATCGTCGCCCTGGATCGGGCCCACGCCATCATCCGCTTCCGGGTGAGCAACCTGCTGGTCGAGGTCAACGTGTCAGAGGAGGGGAAACGCGCCGGCACGGAGCTGCGCAAGCACGCCCTCCACGCCGCGCGCCTGGTCGCCGAGGAGCTGAACAGCCGTGACTGA